In Arachis hypogaea cultivar Tifrunner chromosome 17, arahy.Tifrunner.gnm2.J5K5, whole genome shotgun sequence, a single window of DNA contains:
- the LOC112763993 gene encoding protein FAR1-RELATED SEQUENCE 5-like translates to MEFANLDEACVFYEQYSRAKGFAMRQGKKMKNRKGEIVRYTYLCNREGFRHRKWLQMQDRKREHKVITRCGCQFEMRIKRKADSTSWYVCRFVDEHNHDLLPEKFVLYLPAYRKILDVDVAHIESLRRQRAMHCGDVNAALRYFNSCARADENMYWRYQVGDEQQMCDLFWSDGCSQHDYKIFGDILAFDATYGRNKYNLPVIVFSGVNHHNQTCVFGIAMVSSETQAAYVWVLGRFLECMGGKAPKAVITDGDRAMRLAIQEVFPEAHHKLCAWHLLKNATVNVCKPRFTTLLRNCMLANVEVEEFERQWDAMMDECGVWEVEFVERRYGILEFVTNFQRCVDFLRNNEEELDFRSLYGSPVLQTQFPELEKSGALNYTKEIFVRFRDALKKSVRITIVECNKLDDQTVYVTQKYRRPQFRWTVAHHFREDSFFCSCLRFESFGLPCVHILAVLVQLDIGCLPKSIVLKCWSKTAKVELEGSSPMNEEGDVNAVYKVRVGAFL, encoded by the exons ATGGAGTTCGCTAACCTGGATGAGGCGTGTGTTTTCTATGAGCAATACAGTCGAGCAAAGGGTTTTGCCATGCGACAAgggaagaaaatgaagaataGGAAGGGTGAAATTGTTCGCTACACGTACCTGTGTAATAGAGAAGGATTTAGACATAGAAAATGGCTTCAGATGCAAGATCGGAAGAGGGAGCACAAGGTTATAACCCGTTGCGGGTGTCAGTTTGAGATGAGGATAAAGCGAAAAGCTGATAGCACCAGTTGGTATGTGTGTCGTTTTGTGGATGAGCATAACCACGACCTTCTTCCAGAAAAGTTTGTGTTATACTTGCCAGCTTACAGGAAAATATTAGATGTTGATGTAGCCCACATCGAAAGTTTGAG GCGGCAACGTGCAATGCACTGCGGCGATGTGAATGCCGCATTACGGTATTTCAATTCTTGTGCAAGGGCAGATGAGAACATGTATTGGCGATACCAGGTTGGGGATGAGCAACAAATGTGTGATCTGTTTTGGAGTGACGGGTGTAGTCAACATGATTACAAAATATTTGGTGATATTTTGGCATTTGATGCGACGTATGGGCGAAACAAGTACAATCTGCCGGTGATTGTGTTTTCTGGGGTGAACCACCATAACCAAACATGTGTTTTCGGCATAGCCATGGTGTCTTCTGAAACACAAGCGGCATATGTGTGGGTGTTGGGAAGGTTTTTGGAGTGCATGGGAGGGAAAGCGCCTAAGGCAGTTATTACTGATGGGGATAGAGCAATGCGgcttgccattcaggaagtgttTCCAGAGGCTCATCACAAGCTTTGTGCATGGCACCTACTGAAAAATGCAACCGTGAATGTGTGTAAGCCTCGCTTCACAACTCTGCTTAGAAATTGCATGCTTGCTAATGTTGAGGTTGAGGAGTTTGAGAGGCAATGGGATGCAATGATGGATGAATGTGGGGTGTGGGAAGTAGA GTTTGTGGAAAGGAGATACGGAATCTTGGAGTTTGTCACGAACTTCCAACGGTGTGTTGATTTCCTAAGGAATAATGAGGAGGAGCTTGACTTCAGGTCGTTGTATGGGAGCCCCGTTCTCCAAACTCAGTTTCCAGAGCTAGAGAAGTCAGGTGCATTGAACTATACGAAGGAAATATTTGTGCGCTTTAGAGATGCGCTAAAGAAAAGCGTGCGGATTACTATTGTAGAGTGCAACAAATTGGACGATCAGACGGTTTATGTGACACAGAAGTATCGTAGGCCACAGTTCCGGTGGACTGTTGCCCACCATTTTCGAGAGGATTCCTTTTTTTGTAGTTGCTTGAGGTTTGAGTCGTTCGGACTACCTTGTGTGCACATACTTGCGGTGTTGGTGCAGTTGGACATAGGTTGTCTTCCGAAAAGCATAGTGTTGAAATGCTGGTCGAAGACTGCCAAGGTTGAGCTGGAGGGGTCTTCCCCCATGAACGAAGAGGGGGATGTGAATGCAGTATACAAGGTTCGAGTGGGTGCTTTCCTGTAG